The Erythrolamprus reginae isolate rEryReg1 chromosome 5, rEryReg1.hap1, whole genome shotgun sequence genome window below encodes:
- the LOC139168351 gene encoding dual specificity protein phosphatase 13A-like, producing the protein MADQCVSLGPKDLGPSTEDSPSIQDLEQLLNTGSPSCHHSDEVWPNLFLGDHVTAHSRFDLWKMGISHILNAAHGTLFCQESHDFYGTTIEYHGVPAHDLPSFDLSLYFYSSAEFIHKALTTPGGKIFVHCAYGISRSSSLVLAYLMIYHHFSLGKAIETVKEHRWIFPNRGFLKQLRNLDLQLRKKMNK; encoded by the exons ATGGCTGACCAGTGCGTTTCACTGGGCCCTAAAGATCTCGGACCCTCAACTGAAGACAGCCCCAGTATTCAAGATTTAGAACAGCTCCTGAATACTGGAAGCCCTTCCTGCCACCACTCTGACGAAGTCTGGCCTAATCTTTTCTTAGGAGATCA cgtCACAGCACATAGCAGATTTGACTTATGGAAAATGGGGATTAGCCACATTTTAAACGCAGCCCACGGCACTCTGTTTTGCCAAGAGTCGCATGACTTTTATGGTACAACGATTGAATACCATGGCGTACCAGCTCACGATCTTCCCAGTTTTGATCTAAGCCTATATTTTTACTCTTCTGCGGAGTTTATACACAAGGCTTTGACGACACCCGGAG GCAAAATCTTCGTCCACTGCGCCTATGGGATAAGCAGGTCCTCCTCTTTGGTGCTAGCGTACCTTATGATCTACCATCATTTTTCATTGGGTAAAGCAATAGAGACAGTAAAAGAACATCGATGGATCTTCCCTAATCGAGGTTTCCTGAAACAATTGAGAAATTTGGACCTTcaactaagaaaaaaaatgaacaaataa
- the LOC139168352 gene encoding dual specificity protein phosphatase 13A-like, translated as MDTLRANIPSVKELERRIDSCRLELNELDEVWPKIYIGNMVTAHNKERLSQHGITHILNAAHGAWGSKGNQTFYGSEISYYGIAAEDSVDFDLSVYFHPASKYIHQALRTPKGKILVHCVLGKSRSSALVLAYLMIYQNLSLADALEMLLRHRAISPNRGFLKQLQDLDLELRCKRTLCRLL; from the exons ATGGACACCCTCCGAGCCAACATACCCTCCGTGAAAGAACTGGAACGCCGTATAGACAGCTGCAGGTTGGAGTTAAATGAGCTAGACGAAGTGTGGCCCAAAATTTATATAGGTAACAT GGTCACAGCGCACAACAAGGAGAGGCTGAGTCAACACGGCATCACCCACATACTGAACGCAGCACATGGTGCGTGGGGTAGCAAAGGAAATCAGACCTTCTATGGATCAGAAATCTCTTACTATGGGATAGCAGCAGAAGACTCCGTAGATTTTGACCTAAGTGTCTATTTTCATCCAGCATCAAAATACATCCACCAAGCACTCAGAACCCCAAAAG GAAAAATCTTGGTTCATTGCGTTCTAGGAAAAAGCAGATCCTCAGCCCTGGTTCTAGCTTACCTGATGATTTACCAAAACTTGTCTCTGGCTGATGCTCTTGAAATGCTTCTGCGGCATCGAGCAATTTCCCCAAATCGAGGGTTTCTGAAACAGCTTCAAGACCTAGACCTGGAATTACGTTGCAAGAGAACCCTGTGTCGACTTTTATGA